A stretch of the Corylus avellana chromosome ca6, CavTom2PMs-1.0 genome encodes the following:
- the LOC132185043 gene encoding uncharacterized protein LOC132185043 has translation MAALQEKPLREEHREGEDMDDGNEEGVSGGGCGCGCFRLLGIGWGKSNEKESKSLLQPKTEHRETWLNKIKQTTEVLGGPKWKNFIRKIGGYCDFKNKNKKKQRNGFQYDPHSYALNFDNGFDREEEEEEGLVGHDFTSRFAAPFQDEKRPTRL, from the coding sequence ATGGCGGCTCTGCAAGAAAAACCATTAAGGGAGGAGCATCGAGAAGGGGAAGATATGGATGATGGCAATGAAGAGGGCGTTTCGGGTGgtgggtgtgggtgtgggtgttTTCGGCTTCTGGGTATCGGATGGGGGAAAagcaatgaaaaagaaagcaaatctCTGTTGCAGCCAAAAACAGAGCACAGGGAGACATGGTTGAATAAGATAAAGCAGACTACAGAAGTATTGGGAGGGCCCAAGTGGAAGAATTTCATAAGAAAGATTGGCGGATATTGTGAtttcaagaacaagaacaagaagaagcaGAGGAATGGGTTTCAGTATGATCCACACAGTTATGCTCTCAACTTCGATAATGGGTTtgatagagaagaagaagaagaagaaggcttgGTTGGTCACGACTTCACCTCGAGGTTTGCTGCTCCTTTTCAAGATGAAAAGCGCCCAACCAGattgtga
- the LOC132184093 gene encoding homeobox protein knotted-1-like 3 isoform X4 → MAFQDHEMAFESFGDHENREMQQRLSASGGSGAPTWLSDAILRRNDDDDDEDVVPGTMPPGAEGSNESEREWESTRHKAEIAAHPLYDRLLDAHVACLRIATPVDQLPRIDAQVAQSRRVLAKYSLLPNGEVDEKELDQFMTHYVLLLCSFKEQLQQHVRVHAMEAVMSCWELEQSLQSLTGLFMRLSTVFHNICTEVGRLFFLHSKSVSPGEGSGATMSDNEDDQADSDTNLYDGGMDGLDSMGFGPLIPTENERSLMERVRQELKQELKQGYKEKIVDVREEILRKRRAGKLPGDTTSLLKAWWQSHSKWPYPTEEDKARLVLETGLQLKQINNWFINQRKRNWHINPSPSTVLKSKRKR, encoded by the exons ATGGCGTTTCAAGACCACGAAATGGCTTTCGAGTCTTTTGGTGACCACGAGAACAGAGAAATGCAACAGCGGCTCTCCGCGTCCGGAGGATCGGGAGCGCCCACGTGGCTCAGCGACGCGATTCTCAGGAGAAACGACGACGACGATGACGAAGACGTCGTTCCGGGCACCATGCCGCCGGGTGCTGAAGGCTCCAACGAGAGCGAGCGAGAGTGGGAGAGCACGAGGCACAAGGCGGAGATAGCGGCGCACCCGCTGTACGACCGCCTGCTGGACGCTCACGTCGCCTGCCTGAGGATCGCCACGCCGGTCGACCAGCTGCCGAGGATCGACGCGCAGGTCGCGCAGTCGCGGCGCGTGCTGGCCAAGTACTCGCTGCTCCCAAACGGCGAGGTGGACGAGAAGGAGCTCGATCAGTTTATG ACACATTATGTTCTATTGCTCTGTTCctttaaagaacaattgcaacAACATGTCCGTGTCCATGCCATGGAAGCAGTAATGTCTTGTTGGGAGCTTGAGCAGTCTCTACAAAGCTTAACAG GTTTGTTTATGAGATTATCGACTGTCTTCCACAATATTTGTACTGAAGTAGGCCgcctcttctttcttcattcaaAAA GTGTATCTCCAGGTGAAGGTTCAGGTGCTACAATGTCTGATAATGAAGATGACCAAGCAGATAGTGACACCAACTTGTATGATGGAGGTATGGATGGGCTTGACAGCATGGGGTTTGGTCCTCTCATCCCAACTGAAAATGAGAGGTCCTTGATGGAGCGTGTAAGGCAAGAACTGAAGCAGGAGCTAAAACAG GGTTACAAGGAGAAAATCGTAGATGTCAGAGAGGAGATTCTACGTAAGAGAAGAGCAGGAAAACTGCCAGGCGACACCACCTCCCTCTTAAAAGCTTGGTGGCAATCACATTCTAAGTGGCCATACCCAACG gaagaaGACAAAGCAAGGTTGGTGCTGGAAACTGGCTTGCAACTAAAGCAAATAAATAACTGGttcataaatcaaagaaaaaggaattggCATATTAATCCTTCACCTTCTACTGTTTTGAAGAGCAAACGCAAGAGGTAG
- the LOC132184093 gene encoding homeobox protein knotted-1-like 3 isoform X1, which yields MAFQDHEMAFESFGDHENREMQQRLSASGGSGAPTWLSDAILRRNDDDDDEDVVPGTMPPGAEGSNESEREWESTRHKAEIAAHPLYDRLLDAHVACLRIATPVDQLPRIDAQVAQSRRVLAKYSLLPNGEVDEKELDQFMTHYVLLLCSFKEQLQQHVRVHAMEAVMSCWELEQSLQSLTGLFMRLSTVFHNICTEVGRLFFLHSKSVSPGEGSGATMSDNEDDQADSDTNLYDGGMDGLDSMGFGPLIPTENERSLMERVRQELKQELKQGYKEKIVDVREEILRKRRAGKLPGDTTSLLKAWWQSHSKWPYPTEEDKARLVLETGLQLKQINNWFINQRKRNWHINPSPSTVLKSKRKRSNAGETSTQH from the exons ATGGCGTTTCAAGACCACGAAATGGCTTTCGAGTCTTTTGGTGACCACGAGAACAGAGAAATGCAACAGCGGCTCTCCGCGTCCGGAGGATCGGGAGCGCCCACGTGGCTCAGCGACGCGATTCTCAGGAGAAACGACGACGACGATGACGAAGACGTCGTTCCGGGCACCATGCCGCCGGGTGCTGAAGGCTCCAACGAGAGCGAGCGAGAGTGGGAGAGCACGAGGCACAAGGCGGAGATAGCGGCGCACCCGCTGTACGACCGCCTGCTGGACGCTCACGTCGCCTGCCTGAGGATCGCCACGCCGGTCGACCAGCTGCCGAGGATCGACGCGCAGGTCGCGCAGTCGCGGCGCGTGCTGGCCAAGTACTCGCTGCTCCCAAACGGCGAGGTGGACGAGAAGGAGCTCGATCAGTTTATG ACACATTATGTTCTATTGCTCTGTTCctttaaagaacaattgcaacAACATGTCCGTGTCCATGCCATGGAAGCAGTAATGTCTTGTTGGGAGCTTGAGCAGTCTCTACAAAGCTTAACAG GTTTGTTTATGAGATTATCGACTGTCTTCCACAATATTTGTACTGAAGTAGGCCgcctcttctttcttcattcaaAAA GTGTATCTCCAGGTGAAGGTTCAGGTGCTACAATGTCTGATAATGAAGATGACCAAGCAGATAGTGACACCAACTTGTATGATGGAGGTATGGATGGGCTTGACAGCATGGGGTTTGGTCCTCTCATCCCAACTGAAAATGAGAGGTCCTTGATGGAGCGTGTAAGGCAAGAACTGAAGCAGGAGCTAAAACAG GGTTACAAGGAGAAAATCGTAGATGTCAGAGAGGAGATTCTACGTAAGAGAAGAGCAGGAAAACTGCCAGGCGACACCACCTCCCTCTTAAAAGCTTGGTGGCAATCACATTCTAAGTGGCCATACCCAACG gaagaaGACAAAGCAAGGTTGGTGCTGGAAACTGGCTTGCAACTAAAGCAAATAAATAACTGGttcataaatcaaagaaaaaggaattggCATATTAATCCTTCACCTTCTACTGTTTTGAAGAGCAAACGCAAGAG AAGTAATGCAGGTGAAACGAGCACGCAGCATTAA
- the LOC132184093 gene encoding homeobox protein knotted-1-like 3 isoform X2, with amino-acid sequence MAFQDHEMAFESFGDHENREMQQRLSASGGSGAPTWLSDAILRRNDDDDDEDVVPGTMPPGAEGSNESEREWESTRHKAEIAAHPLYDRLLDAHVACLRIATPVDQLPRIDAQVAQSRRVLAKYSLLPNGEVDEKELDQFMTHYVLLLCSFKEQLQQHVRVHAMEAVMSCWELEQSLQSLTGLFMRLSTVFHNICTEVGRLFFLHSKSVSPGEGSGATMSDNEDDQADSDTNLYDGGMDGLDSMGFGPLIPTENERSLMERVRQELKQELKQGYKEKIVDVREEILRKRRAGKLPGDTTSLLKAWWQSHSKWPYPTEEDKARLVLETGLQLKQINNWFINQRKRNWHINPSPSTVLKSKRKSNAGETSTQH; translated from the exons ATGGCGTTTCAAGACCACGAAATGGCTTTCGAGTCTTTTGGTGACCACGAGAACAGAGAAATGCAACAGCGGCTCTCCGCGTCCGGAGGATCGGGAGCGCCCACGTGGCTCAGCGACGCGATTCTCAGGAGAAACGACGACGACGATGACGAAGACGTCGTTCCGGGCACCATGCCGCCGGGTGCTGAAGGCTCCAACGAGAGCGAGCGAGAGTGGGAGAGCACGAGGCACAAGGCGGAGATAGCGGCGCACCCGCTGTACGACCGCCTGCTGGACGCTCACGTCGCCTGCCTGAGGATCGCCACGCCGGTCGACCAGCTGCCGAGGATCGACGCGCAGGTCGCGCAGTCGCGGCGCGTGCTGGCCAAGTACTCGCTGCTCCCAAACGGCGAGGTGGACGAGAAGGAGCTCGATCAGTTTATG ACACATTATGTTCTATTGCTCTGTTCctttaaagaacaattgcaacAACATGTCCGTGTCCATGCCATGGAAGCAGTAATGTCTTGTTGGGAGCTTGAGCAGTCTCTACAAAGCTTAACAG GTTTGTTTATGAGATTATCGACTGTCTTCCACAATATTTGTACTGAAGTAGGCCgcctcttctttcttcattcaaAAA GTGTATCTCCAGGTGAAGGTTCAGGTGCTACAATGTCTGATAATGAAGATGACCAAGCAGATAGTGACACCAACTTGTATGATGGAGGTATGGATGGGCTTGACAGCATGGGGTTTGGTCCTCTCATCCCAACTGAAAATGAGAGGTCCTTGATGGAGCGTGTAAGGCAAGAACTGAAGCAGGAGCTAAAACAG GGTTACAAGGAGAAAATCGTAGATGTCAGAGAGGAGATTCTACGTAAGAGAAGAGCAGGAAAACTGCCAGGCGACACCACCTCCCTCTTAAAAGCTTGGTGGCAATCACATTCTAAGTGGCCATACCCAACG gaagaaGACAAAGCAAGGTTGGTGCTGGAAACTGGCTTGCAACTAAAGCAAATAAATAACTGGttcataaatcaaagaaaaaggaattggCATATTAATCCTTCACCTTCTACTGTTTTGAAGAGCAAACGCAAGAG TAATGCAGGTGAAACGAGCACGCAGCATTAA
- the LOC132184093 gene encoding homeobox protein knotted-1-like 3 isoform X3, with the protein MAFQDHEMAFESFGDHENREMQQRLSASGGSGAPTWLSDAILRRNDDDDDEDVVPGTMPPGAEGSNESEREWESTRHKAEIAAHPLYDRLLDAHVACLRIATPVDQLPRIDAQVAQSRRVLAKYSLLPNGEVDEKELDQFMTHYVLLLCSFKEQLQQHVRVHAMEAVMSCWELEQSLQSLTGLFMRLSTVFHNICTEVGRLFFLHSKSVSPGEGSGATMSDNEDDQADSDTNLYDGGMDGLDSMGFGPLIPTENERSLMERVRQELKQELKQGYKEKIVDVREEILRKRRAGKLPGDTTSLLKAWWQSHSKWPYPTEEDKARLVLETGLQLKQINNWFINQRKRNWHINPSPSTVLKSKRKR; encoded by the exons ATGGCGTTTCAAGACCACGAAATGGCTTTCGAGTCTTTTGGTGACCACGAGAACAGAGAAATGCAACAGCGGCTCTCCGCGTCCGGAGGATCGGGAGCGCCCACGTGGCTCAGCGACGCGATTCTCAGGAGAAACGACGACGACGATGACGAAGACGTCGTTCCGGGCACCATGCCGCCGGGTGCTGAAGGCTCCAACGAGAGCGAGCGAGAGTGGGAGAGCACGAGGCACAAGGCGGAGATAGCGGCGCACCCGCTGTACGACCGCCTGCTGGACGCTCACGTCGCCTGCCTGAGGATCGCCACGCCGGTCGACCAGCTGCCGAGGATCGACGCGCAGGTCGCGCAGTCGCGGCGCGTGCTGGCCAAGTACTCGCTGCTCCCAAACGGCGAGGTGGACGAGAAGGAGCTCGATCAGTTTATG ACACATTATGTTCTATTGCTCTGTTCctttaaagaacaattgcaacAACATGTCCGTGTCCATGCCATGGAAGCAGTAATGTCTTGTTGGGAGCTTGAGCAGTCTCTACAAAGCTTAACAG GTTTGTTTATGAGATTATCGACTGTCTTCCACAATATTTGTACTGAAGTAGGCCgcctcttctttcttcattcaaAAA GTGTATCTCCAGGTGAAGGTTCAGGTGCTACAATGTCTGATAATGAAGATGACCAAGCAGATAGTGACACCAACTTGTATGATGGAGGTATGGATGGGCTTGACAGCATGGGGTTTGGTCCTCTCATCCCAACTGAAAATGAGAGGTCCTTGATGGAGCGTGTAAGGCAAGAACTGAAGCAGGAGCTAAAACAG GGTTACAAGGAGAAAATCGTAGATGTCAGAGAGGAGATTCTACGTAAGAGAAGAGCAGGAAAACTGCCAGGCGACACCACCTCCCTCTTAAAAGCTTGGTGGCAATCACATTCTAAGTGGCCATACCCAACG gaagaaGACAAAGCAAGGTTGGTGCTGGAAACTGGCTTGCAACTAAAGCAAATAAATAACTGGttcataaatcaaagaaaaaggaattggCATATTAATCCTTCACCTTCTACTGTTTTGAAGAGCAAACGCAAGAG GTGA
- the LOC132184093 gene encoding homeobox protein knotted-1-like 3 isoform X5, with translation MAFQDHEMAFESFGDHENREMQQRLSASGGSGAPTWLSDAILRRNDDDDDEDVVPGTMPPGAEGSNESEREWESTRHKAEIAAHPLYDRLLDAHVACLRIATPVDQLPRIDAQVAQSRRVLAKYSLLPNGEVDEKELDQFMTHYVLLLCSFKEQLQQHVRVHAMEAVMSCWELEQSLQSLTGVSPGEGSGATMSDNEDDQADSDTNLYDGGMDGLDSMGFGPLIPTENERSLMERVRQELKQELKQGYKEKIVDVREEILRKRRAGKLPGDTTSLLKAWWQSHSKWPYPTEEDKARLVLETGLQLKQINNWFINQRKRNWHINPSPSTVLKSKRKRSNAGETSTQH, from the exons ATGGCGTTTCAAGACCACGAAATGGCTTTCGAGTCTTTTGGTGACCACGAGAACAGAGAAATGCAACAGCGGCTCTCCGCGTCCGGAGGATCGGGAGCGCCCACGTGGCTCAGCGACGCGATTCTCAGGAGAAACGACGACGACGATGACGAAGACGTCGTTCCGGGCACCATGCCGCCGGGTGCTGAAGGCTCCAACGAGAGCGAGCGAGAGTGGGAGAGCACGAGGCACAAGGCGGAGATAGCGGCGCACCCGCTGTACGACCGCCTGCTGGACGCTCACGTCGCCTGCCTGAGGATCGCCACGCCGGTCGACCAGCTGCCGAGGATCGACGCGCAGGTCGCGCAGTCGCGGCGCGTGCTGGCCAAGTACTCGCTGCTCCCAAACGGCGAGGTGGACGAGAAGGAGCTCGATCAGTTTATG ACACATTATGTTCTATTGCTCTGTTCctttaaagaacaattgcaacAACATGTCCGTGTCCATGCCATGGAAGCAGTAATGTCTTGTTGGGAGCTTGAGCAGTCTCTACAAAGCTTAACAG GTGTATCTCCAGGTGAAGGTTCAGGTGCTACAATGTCTGATAATGAAGATGACCAAGCAGATAGTGACACCAACTTGTATGATGGAGGTATGGATGGGCTTGACAGCATGGGGTTTGGTCCTCTCATCCCAACTGAAAATGAGAGGTCCTTGATGGAGCGTGTAAGGCAAGAACTGAAGCAGGAGCTAAAACAG GGTTACAAGGAGAAAATCGTAGATGTCAGAGAGGAGATTCTACGTAAGAGAAGAGCAGGAAAACTGCCAGGCGACACCACCTCCCTCTTAAAAGCTTGGTGGCAATCACATTCTAAGTGGCCATACCCAACG gaagaaGACAAAGCAAGGTTGGTGCTGGAAACTGGCTTGCAACTAAAGCAAATAAATAACTGGttcataaatcaaagaaaaaggaattggCATATTAATCCTTCACCTTCTACTGTTTTGAAGAGCAAACGCAAGAG AAGTAATGCAGGTGAAACGAGCACGCAGCATTAA